The following proteins come from a genomic window of Gossypium raimondii isolate GPD5lz chromosome 5, ASM2569854v1, whole genome shotgun sequence:
- the LOC105770712 gene encoding ubiquitin-conjugating enzyme E2 7 isoform X2, translated as MASQASLLLQKQLKDLCKNPVDGFSAGLVDDSNVFEWSVTIVGPPDTFYEGGFFNAIMSFPPDYPNSPPTMKFTTDVWHPNVYTDGTVCISILHPPGDDPNGYELASERWMPIHTKEWRESRDEFRKKVSRCVRRSQEML; from the exons atggCATCTCAAGCCAGCCTCCTCCTTCAAAAGCAGCTCAAAg ATCTTTGTAAGAATCCGGTTGATGGGTTCTCAGCCGGATTGGTTGATGACAGCAATGTTTTCGAATGGAGTGTTACAATCGTCGGACCACCTGAtacttttta TGAAGGGGGATTTTTCAATGCCATCATGAGCTTTCCACCTGATTACCCAAACAGCCCTCCAACAATGAAATTTACAACAGACGTTTGGCATCCTAATG TTTATACTGATGGTACTGTTTGCATATCAATTCTTCATCCTCCGGGTGATGATCCAAACGGCTACGAGCTTGCAAGTGAGCGCTGGATGCCAATCCATACT AAGGAATGGAGAGAGAGCAGAGATGAATTCAGGAAGAAGGTGAGCCGCTGCGTGAGACGGTCACAGGAAATGTTATGA
- the LOC105770712 gene encoding ubiquitin-conjugating enzyme E2 7 isoform X1 yields MASQASLLLQKQLKDLCKNPVDGFSAGLVDDSNVFEWSVTIVGPPDTFYEGGFFNAIMSFPPDYPNSPPTMKFTTDVWHPNVYTDGTVCISILHPPGDDPNGYELASERWMPIHTVESIVLSIISMLSSPNDESPANVEAAKEWRESRDEFRKKVSRCVRRSQEML; encoded by the exons atggCATCTCAAGCCAGCCTCCTCCTTCAAAAGCAGCTCAAAg ATCTTTGTAAGAATCCGGTTGATGGGTTCTCAGCCGGATTGGTTGATGACAGCAATGTTTTCGAATGGAGTGTTACAATCGTCGGACCACCTGAtacttttta TGAAGGGGGATTTTTCAATGCCATCATGAGCTTTCCACCTGATTACCCAAACAGCCCTCCAACAATGAAATTTACAACAGACGTTTGGCATCCTAATG TTTATACTGATGGTACTGTTTGCATATCAATTCTTCATCCTCCGGGTGATGATCCAAACGGCTACGAGCTTGCAAGTGAGCGCTGGATGCCAATCCATACT GTTGAAAGTATTGTTTTGAGTATCATATCAATGCTTTCCAGCCCTAACGACGAATCTCCCGCGAATGTTGAAGCTGCT AAGGAATGGAGAGAGAGCAGAGATGAATTCAGGAAGAAGGTGAGCCGCTGCGTGAGACGGTCACAGGAAATGTTATGA
- the LOC105769310 gene encoding ATP synthase small subunit 6, mitochondrial: protein MKRWFDPWPVFFKREFNRTWPFLVGFAVTGTIITKFSLGLTEEDAKNSPFAQKHKR from the exons ATGAAGAGGTGGTTCGATCCATGGCCGGTTTTCTTCAAGAGAGAGTTCAACCGGACCTGGCCCTTCCTTGTTGGTTTCGCTGTAACTGGAACCATCATCACCAAGTTCTCACTCGGTCTCACTG AGGAAGATGCCAAGAACTCGCCTTTCGCTCAGAAGCACAAGAGGTAA
- the LOC105769308 gene encoding UDP-glucuronic acid decarboxylase 6: MATDSSNGEQKTTSKPPPLPSPLRFSKFYQSNMRILVTGGAGFIGSHLVDKLMENEKNEVIVADNYFTGSKDNLRKWIGHPRFELIRHDVTQPLLVEVDQIYHLACPASPIFYKYNPVKTIKTNVIGTLNMLGLAKRVGARILLTSTSEVYGDPLIHPQPETYWGNVNPIGVRSCYDEGKRVAETLMFDYHRQHGIEIRIARIFNTYGPRMNIDDGRVVSNFIAQALRGEPLTVQKPGTQTRSFCYVSDMVDGLIRLMEGEHTGPINIGNPGEFTMVELAETVKELIKPDVEINMVENTPDDPRQRKPDITKAKELLGWEPKVKLRDGLPLMEEDFRLRLGISKE; this comes from the exons ATGGCGACAGATTCATCAAATGGGGAACAAAAGACAACCTCAAAGCCACCACCTTTGCCATCTCCATTGCGCTTTTCTAAGTTTTATCag TCCAACATGAGGATCCTGGTTACTGGAGGAGCTGGTTTTATTGGTTCTCACTTAGTTGACAAATTGAtggaaaatgagaaaaatgag GTGATTGTTGCTGATAACTACTTCACCGGATCCAAGGACAATCTTAGAAAGTGGATTGGCCATCCTAGATTTGAGCTTATTCGTCACG ATGTTACTCAGCCGTTGTTGGTTGAGGTTGATCAGATTTACCACCTTGCCTGTCCTGCTTCTCCAATTTTCTACAAATACAATCCTGTGAAG ACAATAAAGACGAATGTCATTGGCACACTAAACATGCTGGGACTTGCCAAGCGAGTCGGAGCAAG GATCTTGCTCACGTCAACTTCTGAAGTATACGGAGATCCCCTTATCCATCCACAACCCGAGACATACTGGGGTAATGTTAATCCAATCG GGGTTCGGAGCTGCTATGATGAAGGAAAGCGTGTGGCTGAGACACTAATGTTTGATTATCACAGACAGCATGGAATAG AGATACGGATTGCTAGAATCTTCAATACGTATGGCCCACGCATGAACATCGATGATGGACGTGTTGTCAGCAATTTCATAGCTCAAGCACTTcg CGGTGAACCACTGACGGTTCAAAAACCTGGAACACAAACTCGCAGTTTCTGTTATGTCTCCGACATG GTTGATGGTCTTATTCGTCTCATGGAGGGGGAGCACACTGGTCCAATCAATATTGGAAACCCAGGTGAATTTACCATGGTCGAGCTTGCTGAGACTGTTAAGGAG CTTATTAAACCCGATGTGGAGATAAACATGGTGGAGAACACTCCGGATGATCCACGGCAGAGAAAACCCGACATCACAAAGGCCAAAGAATTGCTAGGTTGGGAGCCGAAAGTCAAGTTGCGGGATGGTCTTCCGCTCATGGAGGAAGATTTCCGATTGAGGCTTGGAATCTCTAAAGAGTGA
- the LOC105770714 gene encoding uncharacterized protein LOC105770714, which yields MASNVKPVLGYAIFYVKDVAKSVDFYAKAFGYNVRRLDESHRWGELESGQTTIAFTPKHQHETDELTGEVQVPKSDVHRPPMELCFIYSDVDAAFKRAVENGAVAVREPEDKKDWGQRVGYVRDIDGMLVRMGSYVKSPKED from the exons ATGGCGTCTAATGTTAAGCCAGTGTTGGGTTACGCCATATTTTACGTTAAGGACGTAGCGAAATCCGTTGACTTCTACGCAAAAGCCTTTGGTTATAATGTTCGTCGCTTGGACGAGTCTCACAG ATGGGGAGAGCTGGAGAGTGGGCAGACCACCATTGCCTTTACCCCAAAGCACCAACACGAGACCGATGAACTAACCGGTGAAGTCCAGGTTCCAAAATCTGATGTCCACCGACCCCCAATGGAACTCTGCTTTATTTACTCCGACGTTGACGCTGCATTCAAG CGGGCAGTGGAGAACGGGGCGGTGGCGGTGAGGGAGCCAGAGGACAAGAAGGATTGGGGACAGAGGGTAGGATATGTGCGCGACATCGATGGCATGCTTGTCAGGATGGGAAGCTATGTTAAGTCACCAAAGGAAGATTGA
- the LOC105769309 gene encoding ATP synthase small subunit 6, mitochondrial isoform X2 has product MKRWFDPWPVFFKREFNRTWPFLVGFAVTGTIITKFSLGLTEEDGKNSPFAQKHKR; this is encoded by the exons ATGAAGAGGTGGTTTGATCCATGGCCGGTTTTCTTCAAGAGAGAGTTCAACCGGACCTGGCCCTTCCTTGTTGGTTTCGCTGTAACTGGAACCATCATCACCAAGTTCTCCCTGGGTCTCACTG AGGAAGATGGCAAGAACTCGCCTTTCGCTCAGAAGCACAAGAGGTAA
- the LOC105769309 gene encoding ATP synthase small subunit 6, mitochondrial isoform X1, producing the protein MKRWFDPWPVFFKREFNRTWPFLVGFAVTGTIITKFSLGLTEEDGKNSPFAQKHKREYSFNTEEARSSCSTFNHLSKLHSTSMLLTSGL; encoded by the exons ATGAAGAGGTGGTTTGATCCATGGCCGGTTTTCTTCAAGAGAGAGTTCAACCGGACCTGGCCCTTCCTTGTTGGTTTCGCTGTAACTGGAACCATCATCACCAAGTTCTCCCTGGGTCTCACTG AGGAAGATGGCAAGAACTCGCCTTTCGCTCAGAAGCACAAGAG AGAATATAGCTTCAACACCGAAGAAGCAAGGAGTTCATGTTCGACTTTTAATCATCTTAGTAAATTACATTCGACATCTATGTTATTGACGTCAGGACTATAG